TCCGCCCATTCCTCGCTTCTTTCAAATTCGATATCGCCAAATAATACTTCCTGCTTTGCCGTCACGCGGTAGCGCTTGACCAACTCCAACAAAGCAAGAAAGGTTACGACAATTTCCACGCGGGTTGCTTTTTCCGTGATCAGACCGCTGAAGGTCATGCGCTGAATGTTCTTCAAAGTCCTTGTTATTAGATCAATCTTTTCGCGAATTGTGACCCTGGGCGGGGTGATGATCGTCCCGAGCGGTTCTTTTTGTCTGCTTTTAGCAAAGGCCGATTCCGCTGCTGTCAAAAGTTTTTCCAATGTAAGGTTCGAGAGATCGAGCTTCGGTTCCACTTTGGGTGGCGGTGCGACGCGCAAAAACGTCCGCAGGTTGTTCGACTGTCTTTCTTCCAGCCACGAAGCGATTTCCTTGTAGCGTTTGTATAACTTCAACTGCTCCACAAGCGATTCGCCCGGGTCTTCTTCACCGGGTTCGCGTTCGGGCGGCCGCGGCAGGAGCGCCTCAGACTTGATCTGCACCAGCTTCGCCGCAATCACCAGAAATGCCGATATCTCATCGGGGATCATGCGTTCCAATCCCTGCAGATG
This portion of the Anaerolineales bacterium genome encodes:
- a CDS encoding segregation/condensation protein A, encoding MDGFLGNQLRSYKVQTSVYEGPLDLLLSLIERAELDITAVSLASVTDQYLAHLQGLERMIPDEISAFLVIAAKLVQIKSEALLPRPPEREPGEEDPGESLVEQLKLYKRYKEIASWLEERQSNNLRTFLRVAPPPKVEPKLDLSNLTLEKLLTAAESAFAKSRQKEPLGTIITPPRVTIREKIDLITRTLKNIQRMTFSGLITEKATRVEIVVTFLALLELVKRYRVTAKQEVLFGDIEFERSEEWADDEEIEIEFE